A stretch of Drosophila gunungcola strain Sukarami chromosome 3L unlocalized genomic scaffold, Dgunungcola_SK_2 000002F, whole genome shotgun sequence DNA encodes these proteins:
- the LOC128257084 gene encoding LOW QUALITY PROTEIN: MOB kinase activator-like 2 (The sequence of the model RefSeq protein was modified relative to this genomic sequence to represent the inferred CDS: deleted 2 bases in 1 codon): MLRAPTQHIVQLGFGTKTTTTTTAATSAAATPSGKQQQQRKTLLQRFRQQQHKLPKVTAEETTIDTEYYFKKQQQQSSAASATSYQQGDNCLLFLTTAIATNTEQLPKKPKKKKEPCSYNFASALRRNKKPKSAAATSTDDDDSCRSINSNSSTSGSSNSLSNSCINNHNNTHYKNSKNTRHTTCSGSSNSNSNNNNYIGNYNCKTSEQQAWKAAAQQQQQQLLISRPSDRQYPSSNSNSNSNSNISSSSRSNNSGGHIIMSPTSQAPTRTSLFDSCHRKIRLIGGGPVAFLGGLVAKARRKERDGDQNSTDTKLYLEESVLERKLPEADLKALVDLPAGLDYNEWLASHTLALFEHVNLVYGTISEFCTQSGCADMTGPGNRTYLWFDEKGKKTRVAAPQYIDYVMTFTQKTVSDESIFPTKYANEFPGSFESIARKILRLQFHVIAHLYAAHFREIALLGLHTHLNLTFAHLTALHRRFNLIDEKETDVLRDLEVALRLTDDTAGCQDANSTATSSSSVHEHTSSEQHQSLQQQQQQQQQQQQHHNSGSNSNSTSSAEALHTVNSQSNNGSTSASASASASVSVSASLIDGDAVAPPICTQPEAGAGCKPAGSSGLLGGILGDLTSGEFGDTTRYCTSAVPQAATVAAAAAGGGVSATEIAAAALNNGAGALHLNFSNNNNNNHLNHHHHHHHHGHGHHGHHHHAAAAAAHQHQQQQQHQHSGLIQCNAAGGGGGGNATGGVATGGATAAASSTTTA, encoded by the exons ATGTTGAGAGCGCCCACACAGCACATCGTGCAACTCGGTTTCGGAACGaaaacgacgacgacgacgacagcggcaacatctgcagcagcaacaccaagcggcaagcagcaacagcagcgcaAAACGCTGTTGCAACGCTtccggcagcagcaacacaagTTGCCCAAAGTCACAGCCGAGGAGACAACAATTGACACAGAATATTATTtcaagaagcagcagcagcag tcatcagcagcatcagcaacttCCTATCAGCAAGGCGAcaattgtttgttatttttgacaaCAGCAATAGCCACAAACACCGAGCAATTGCCGAAGAAGCCGAAGAAAAAGAAGGAGCCGTGCAGCTACAATTTCGCATCGGCTCTCAGGCGCAACAAGAAGCCAAAATCAGCAGCGGCAACATCGACCGACGACGACGACAGTTGTCgcagcatcaacagcaacagcagcaccagcggcagcagcaacagtttgTCTAATAGTTGCATTAACAATCATAACAACACTCAttataaaaacagtaaaaacaCCAGGCACACCACTTGTAGTGgtagcagcaacagcaacagcaacaacaataactaCATTGGTAATTACAATTGCAAAACAAGTGAACAACAAGCGTGGAAAGCAGCagcacaacagcagcaacaacaactccTCATTAGCAGGCCAAGTGATCGGCAATatcccagcagcaacagcaacagcaacagcaacagcaacatcagcagcagcagcagaagcaacaACAGTGGTGGCCATATCATCATGTCACCCACTTCGCAGGCGCCCACCCGTACCTCCCTGTTCGATTCCTGTCATCGAAAGATTCGCCTGATCGGCGGCGGTCCAGTTGCCTTCTTGGGCGGATTGGTTGC CAAGGCGCGTCGCAAGGAGCGCGATGGCGATCAAAATTCAACAGACACCAAATTGTATTTGGAGGAGAGTGTCCTAGAACGTAAATTACCTGAAGCTGATCTCAAAGCCTTAGTGGATCTTCCAGCTGGTTTGGACTACAATGAATGGCTAGCGTCACACA CCCTGGCTCTATTTGAGCATGTGAATTTGGTTTATGGAACTATTAGTGAATTTTGTACACAATCCGGTTGCGCCGATATGACCGGACCCGGCAACAG AACGTACTTATGGTTCGACGAGAAGGGCAAGAAGACGCGCGTCGCAGCTCCACAGTACATCGACTATGTGATGACTTTCACCCAGAAGACGGTCAGCGATGAGTCGATATTCCCAACCAAATACGCCAACGAGTTCCCCGGCTCGTTCGAGTCGATTGCGCGGAAGATACTACGCTTGCAATTTCATGTGATAGCGCATCTGTATGCGGCGCATTTCCGAGAAATCGCGCTGCTCGGCTTGCACACCCATCTAAATCTGACGTTCGCGCACCTCACCGCCCTGCATCGGCGCTTCAACCTGATCGACGAGAAGGAGACGGATGTGCTGCGCGATTTGGAGGTGGCCCTGCGGCTAACCGACGACACTGCTGGATGCCAGGATGCCAACTCCACTGcgacgtcgtcgtcgtcggtGCACGAGCACACCTCCTCCGAGCAACACCAGTcgcttcagcagcagcagcagcaacagcagcagcagcagcaacaccacaatagcggcagcaacagcaacagcacctCCTCGGCGGAGGCGTTGCACACGGTCAATTCACAAAGCAACAATGGCAGCACATCCGcctcggcatcggcatcggcgtccgtgtccgtgtccgCTTCCCTCATCGATGGCGATGCGGTGGCGCCGCCGATCTGTACGCAACCGGAGGCAGGAGCGGGCTGCAAGCCGGCAGGGAGCAGCGGACTGCTGGGCGGCATACTGGGCGACCTGACCAGCGGCGAATTTGGTGATACAACGCGCTACTGCACCTCGGCGGTTCCTCAGGCGGCGACTGTGGCTGCGGCAGCGGCTGGTGGTGGGGTGTCGGCCACGGAGATCGCCGCCGCCGCTCTGAACAACGGCGCGGGCGCATTACATTTAAACTTtagcaacaataataacaataatcacTTGAACCAtcaccaccatcatcatcaccatggacatggacaccatggccatcatcatcatgcggcggcggcggcggcgcatcagcatcagcagcagcagcagcatcagcacaGTGGGCTCATACAGTGCAATGCAgctggcggcggcggtggtggcaaCGCAACTGGAGGGGTAGCCACCGGCGGAGCCACTGCAGCAGCATCCTCAACCACCACGGCATAG
- the LOC128257099 gene encoding salivary glue protein Sgs-3, with translation MKATIIAGILLISLVGYTAGNACGCTDPESTTTTTCAPTTTTTTCAPTTTTTTCAPTTTPRTTTTCAPTTTTTTTQRTTTTCAPTTTTTTTPRTTTTCAPTTTTTTTQRTTTTCAPTTTTTTTQRTTTTCAPTTTTTTTPRTTTTCAPTTTTTTTQRTTTTCAPTTTPRTTTTCAPTTTTTTTQRTTTTCAPTTTTTTTQRTTTTCAPTTTTTKKPTTTTTKATTTKATTTRRTTPRTTRRTTRKTTTRPTKKPCSCGPGGVKCDGCPERESLCQELINMIRNLDRRIRQCVCGQKEWML, from the exons ATGAAGGCGACGATTATTG CTGGAATCCTGCTAATCAGCTTGGTGGGATACACCGCAGGAAATGCATGTGGTTGCACAGATCCAGAGTCAACCACTACGACAACGTGTGCACCAACAACTACTACGACAACGTGCGCTCCAACAACCACTACGACAACGTGTGCTCCAACAACCACACCAAGAACCACGACTACTTGTGCTCCAACAACCACGACAACAACCACGCAAAGGACGACGACTACTTGTGCTCCAACAACCACGACAACAACCACACCAAGAACCACGACTACTTGTGCTCCAACAACCACGACAACAACCACGCAAAGGACGACGACTACTTGTGCTCCAACAACCACGACAACAACTACGCAAAGGACCACGACTACTTGTGCTCCAACAACCACGACAACAACCACACCAAGAACTACGACTACTTGTGCTCCAACAACCACGACAACAACCACGCAAAGGACCACGACTACTTGTGCTCCAACAACCACACCAAGAACCACGACTACTTGTGCTCCAACAACCACGACAACAACCACCCAAAGGACCACGACTACTTGTGCTCCAACAACTACGACAACAACCACCCAAAGGACAACAACCACTTGCGCTCCtacaaccaccaccaccaaaaagccaacaacgacaacgacgaaGGCAACCACAACAAAAGCAACTACAACTCGCAGGACGACTCCAAGGACAACTCGCAGAACCACTCGAAAGACGACAACTCGTCCCACCAAAAAGCCATGCAGTTGCGGTCCAGGCGGTGTTAAATGCGATGGATGCCCTGAAAGGGAATCACTCTGCCAGGAACTCATCAATATGATCCGCAATCTGGATCGCAGAATCCGCCAGTGCGTTTGTGGTCAAAAGGAATGGATGTTGTAG
- the LOC128257261 gene encoding uncharacterized protein LOC128257261 has protein sequence MSSWLRSSLVELGRTNRHADCSFVIETEGGISKTFSCHKLIFSCASDVFDRMLYGDYKESSSGVVRLNDVDPDIFEKFRDYLYGYEYEKLQKYDFDTLTRLCEFGNKYLVKSLEEDCVRELQMRKDTFDMGELLRLFQCAHRLNRKSLIDQMAWELKITFKGTLDHSGVYEFSWAVFKHYIEVIAGKLSEADRFRLLEMYLKYNGIEDAENSTQVVTIADPPPGTANEDMENPSSVLPSAGSLPLQTKEDIKPNYVADLIGLIKFGEFSPKEFHDGPGKSRFLSLAQKYEHMYQIAQNGVLARKELLLKAGSRSGSRTEQTPTIQSHSRRVVALGGTLVREEHATPSLTTRFSHSFPPLWPPHEAI, from the exons ATGAGTAGCTG GTTGCGTAGTTCCCTCGTTGAGCTTGGTCGTACAAATCGCCATGCGGACTGCAGCTTTGTTATCGAAACCGAGGGCGGTATAAGCAAAACTTTCTCCTGTCACAAACTGATCTTCAGCTGCGCCTCTGACGTTTTCGACCGGATGTTGTACGGGGACTATAAAGAGTCCAGCAGTGGGGTGGTGCGACTAAACGATGTAGATCCGGATATTTTCGAGAAGTTTCGCGACTACCTTTACGGCTATGAGTACGAGAAGCTGCAGAAGTATGACTTTGATACGCTAACACGGCTCTGTGAATTTGGCAACAAATATCTGGTTAAATCGCTGGAAGAGGACTGTGTGCGGGAGCTGCAGATGCGCAAGGACACCTTTGACATGGGTGAGTTACTCCGGCTGTTCCAGTGCGCCCATCGGCTGAATAGGAAATCACTGATCGATCAGATGGCCTGGGAGCTCAAGATCACCTTCAAGGGCACCCTCGACCACTCGGGCGTATACGAATTTAGCTGGGCGGTGTTCAAGCACTATATCGAAGTGATTGCCGGCAAACTATCCGAAGCAGATCGCTTTCGTTTGCTGGAAATGTATCTCAAATACAATGGTATCGAAGATGCCGAAAACTCAACTCAGGTGGTAACCATTGCAGATCCCCCACCTGGTACAGCAAATGAGGATATGGAAAACCCATCATCGGTGTTACCATCAGCTGGGTCCCTTCCGCTGCAGACCAAGGAGGACATCAAACCCAACTATGTGGCCGATCTGATTGGCCTCATTAAATTTGGCGAATTCTCGCCCAAAGAGTTCCACGATGGTCCCGGAAAGTCCCGATTTCTGAGCCTGGCCCAGAAGTACGAGCATATGTATCAAATCGCCCAGAATGGCGTTCTCGCGCGGAAGGAACTCCTGCTCAAGGCGGGATCGAGATCGGGATCCCGTACGGAGCAGACACCTACGATCCAATCCCATTCCCGACGCGTGGTGGCTCTGGGTGGTACTTTGGTACGCGAGGAACATGCCACTCCTTCGCTAACCACCCGCTTCTCTCACTCTTTTCCACCCCTGTGGCCACCACATGAAGCCATCTGA
- the LOC128257512 gene encoding putative alpha-L-fucosidase encodes MAISAWTLLVAMIAWRSGAEVEAQVPGPRTRYQPNWASLDQRPLPQWYDEAKVGIFLHYGVYSVPSFGSEWFWTNWKNLRNPDYIRFMQRNYKPDFTYQEFADQFTAELFNATQWALLFRDSGARYVVLTSKHHDGFTLWPSKSSFGWNSVDVGPKRDIIKELSAAVRKESDLKFGLYYSLFEWFNPLWTDDKLHLLMQQHFVERKVRPEQMELVQQYLPEIIWSDGDWEAPAKYWRSEEFIAWLYNDSPVRDTVVTNDRWGFGTACMHGDFYNCADRFNPGVLQAHKWENAFTLDRKSWGQRFDVSLSDFMTSKEVIKEIVTTVSCNGNVLINVGPTKFGTIQPIFEERLRDMGRWLKTNGEGIYGSVPWIYQNDTVTPSVWYTRRQSASNGNITIYAFVLDYPYDSNELDIYPLGKDINIFRNVMLTGIDLGTGGEILNKQSTQVVMLGMEDTKIKWTSAHNRLHIEFPPKHHIDKRGLDFAWTFKITIT; translated from the exons ATGGCAATCTCCGCTTGGACGCTTCTGGTGGCGATGATCGCATGGCGATCTGGAGCGGAGGTCGAGGCACAGGTGCCGGGTCCGCGGACTCGATACCAGCCCAATTGGGCCAGCTTGGACCAGAGACCACTGCCCCAGTGGTATGACGAGGCCAAGGTGGGCATTTTCCTGCACTATGGAGTCTACTCGGTGCCCAGCTTTGGATCCGAGTGGTTCTGGACTAACTGGAAAA ATCTCCGAAATCCCGACTACATCCGATTCATGCAACGCAATTACAAGCCCGACTTTACTTATCAGGAATTCGCCGACCAATTCACAGCGGAGCTATTCAATGCCACCCAGTGGGCGTTACTTTTCAGAGATAGCGGAGCCAG ATACGTAGTGCTGACTAGCAAACATCACGATGGCTTCACGCTGTGGCCCTCGAAGAGCAGTTTTGGATGGAATTCCGTGGATGTGGGACCCAAACGGGATATAATCA AGGAACTTTCGGCCGCCGTTCGAAAGGAGTCCGATCTGAAGTTCGGTCTGTACTATTCCCTTTTCGAGTGGTTTAACCCGTTGTGGACCGACGACAAGCTGCATCTGCTGATGCAGCAGCACTTTGTGGAGCGAAAGGTGCGTCCGGAGCAAATGGAGCTGGTGCAGCAGTATCTGCCGGAGATCATTTGGTCCGATGGCGATTGGGAGGCTCCGGCCAAGTACTGGCGTTCCGAGGAGTTCATCGCCTGGCTGTACAACGACAGTCCTGTGAGGGACACGGTGGTGACCAACGATCGCTGGGGCTTCGGCACTGCCTGCATGCATGGCGACTTCTACAACTGCGCCGATCGCTTCAATCCCGGGGTCCTGCAGGCCCACAAGTGGGAAAATGCCTTCACCCTGGACCGCAAAAGCTGGGGCCAGCGATTCGATGTCAGTTTGTCAGATTTTATGACCTCAAAGGAAGTCATCAAAG AAATCGTCACCACTGTCAGCTGCAATGGCAATGTTTTGATAAATGTGGGACCCACCAAGTTCGGCACTATTCAGCCCATTTTCGAGGAGCGTTTGAGGGACATGGGTCGTTGGCTTAAGACCAATGGCGAGGGAATTTACGGCAGTGTGCCATGGATTTACCAGAACGATACTGTGACACCCAGTGTTTGGTATACGCGACGGCAAAGCGCCTCCAATGGCAACATAACCATATACGCATTTGTTCTGGACTATCCGTACGACTCAAATGAATTGGATATATATCCACTTGGCAAGGACATCAATATCTTCCGCAATGTCATGCTGACTGGAATCGATTTGGGCACTGGTGGCGAGATCCTTAATAAGCAAAGCACTCAGGTCGTTATGTTGGGCATGGAGGACACAAAAATAAAG TGGACCTCGGCTCACAACAGATTGCACATCGAGTTTCCTCCTAAACACCACATCGATAAGCGAGGACTGGACTTTGCCtggacttttaaaataactataacGTAG
- the LOC128257511 gene encoding LOW QUALITY PROTEIN: uncharacterized protein LOC128257511 (The sequence of the model RefSeq protein was modified relative to this genomic sequence to represent the inferred CDS: deleted 1 base in 1 codon), with the protein MESNSSSSAVVEMETSSSGDHGQPTQITSIDGFFNRKRGRPPKNRFVEVYKSAQHSPQAIFTSFKLERSDHSVHGAPSVPSGPNVDSAEDRLSLADHDGSSATDLTASRNRKRGRVWAPSSLPSSEQSNKRSSIYMPRLAASSRNESLAQPSLQPSEPLETGTSKHLSSRVLDKVSTTVVRAAGTFYPENASSAPHREVPDAAGSRFVSGPESADPEVDQPEDLSMRPSLPEATATAAEVGQALNMNLLQFKQLIDLYQRQVLLPSFLAAASQQPMVLPGSGSGSGSGSGSGSGAINGPLLDMRILLENAAHQKLLLLNAAASATSTAVATTSSTADSGQRMPVKRMRDHDIPTGYLKFRFNEDCGFERCGYRNHQSHFHCNRRDCHYSFCDKTRFVQHTARHERMDTLMGEDFLQFRANMQCGVASCSYAASAGRTGETTHLNRLDPTAASRKTSHFHCRKCDYVCTDSNKVVAHRRLHLRQDYVRSAGFRKVGGNEPCDSPGCSYAQRHTHYHCVTCDGGVLSRAQLAAHKHRTPLPKQDADTTP; encoded by the exons ATGGAgtccaacagcagcagcagcgccgTCGTGGAGATGGAGACCTCCAGTTCCGGTGATCACGGCCAGCCCACCCAGATCACCTCCATCGATGGCTTCTTCAATCGGAAGCGGGGTCGTCCGCCAAAGAATCGCTTCGTGGAGGTGTACAAGAGC GCCCAGCACTCGCCGCAGGCCATCTTCACCAGTTTCAAGCTGGAGCGAAGCGATCACTCCGTCCACGGAGCACCCAGTGTTCCCAGTGGCCCAAATGTGGACAGTGCAGAGGATCGTTTGTCTCTGGCGGATCACGACGGATCATCGGCCACTGATCTCACAGCTAGTCGGAACCGGAAGAGGGGTCGTGTTTGGGCCCCATCATCACTTCCGTCGTCGGAGCAGTCGAACAAGAGAAGCTCCATTTATATGCCCCGCTTGGCAGCGAGTAGCCGCAATGAGTCTTTAGCCCAg ccCTCTTTACAGCCCTCAGAACCTTTAGAAACAGGAACATCAAAGCATCTATCAAGCAGAGTTTTGGATAAAGTTTCAACAACAG TTGTTCGTGCGGCGGGAACTTTCTATCCGGAGAATGCGAGTTCAGCTCCGCATCGAGAAGTGCCGGATGCGGCTGGCTCGAGGTTCGTTAGTGGCCCGGAGTCGGCTGACCCGGAAGTGGATCAGCCGGAGGATCTGAGCATGCGACCTTCCCTTCCGGAGGCAACTGCCACGGCGGCGGAAGTGGGACAAGCTTTGAATATGAATCTGCTGCAGTTCAAGCAGCTGATCGATTTGTATCAGCGACAGGTGCTATTGCCCAGCTTCTTGGCAGCAGCCAGTCAACAACCTATGGTA TTGCcaggatctggatctggatctggatctggatctggatcgggatcgggagcAATAAATGGACCCCTTCTCGACATGCGAATTTTGCTGGAGAATGCGGCCCACCAAAAGTTGCTGCTCCTCAATGCAGCTGCAAGTGCAACTTCAACAGCCGTGGCCACCACGTCATCCACGGCGGACTCTGGCCAAAGGATGCCGGTGAAGCGGATGCGGGATCACGACATTCCCACTGGCTACCTGAAATTCCGCTTCAACGAGGACTGTGGCTTCGAGAGGTGCGGCTACCGGAACCATCAGTCGCATTTCCACTGCAACCGGCGAGACTGCCACTACAGTTTCTGCGACAAGACCCGATTCGTGCAACATACGGCTCGCCACGAACGGATGGACACGCTGATGGGCGAGGACTTTCTCCAGTTCCGGGCCAACATGCAGTGCGGAGTGGCCAGCTGCTCCTACGCCGCTTCAGCAGGTCGAACTGGGGAGACCACGCACCTAAACCGGTTAG ATCCAACGGCAGCCTCCAGGAAGACGTCGCACTTCCACTGCCGCAAGTGCGACTACGTGTGCACGGACTCCAACAAGGTGGTGGCCCACCGGCGACTGCACCTCCGCCAGGATTACGTGCGGAGTGCCGGATTCCGTAAGGTGGGCGGCAACGAGCCGTGCGACTCGCCGGGCTGCTCGTACGCCCAGCGGCACACCCACTACCACTGCGTCACCTGCGACGGCGGAGTCCTTTCCCGGGCCCAACTGGCGGCCCACAAGCACCGGACACCGCTTCCCAAACAGGACGCGGACACCACTCCCTAG
- the LOC128257402 gene encoding protein new-glue 1-like codes for MKFLFVVALIALAIQLAYSASGTDDTATTTTAATTTTTTAATTTTSASATTSTTASSTHKKRCWKGNNWCHTRIPNKKCKNPKRCHKTVVIVTRRKN; via the coding sequence ATGAAGTTCCTTTTCGTGGTCGCTCTTATTGCCTTGGCCATTCAGTTGGCTTATTCTGCAAGTGGTACTGACGATACTGCCACGACTACCACTGCTGCCACCACTACGACAACCACTgcagcaacaacgacaacatcAGCTTCGGCCACCACCTCGACCACTGCCTCGTCCACCCACAAGAAGCGTTGCTGGAAGGGCAACAACTGGTGCCACACTCGCATTCCGAATAAGAAGTGCAAGAACCCCAAACGGTGCCACAAAACCGTCGTGATTGTGACCCGGAGAAAGAATTAA